A region from the Bacteroidota bacterium genome encodes:
- a CDS encoding dihydroorotase produces MSRYILIHKANIVNEGHILIGSVLLDGQKIKQIFPEGVVIPVDLLVTSKIIDAKGKYLIPGVIDDQVHFREPGLTHKGDIYSETRAAVAGGVTSFMDMPNVKPPTTTLSLLEEKYALAAGKSLINYSFYLGATNDNLEELLKTDPSNVCGIKVFMGSSTGNMLVDKPEALQKIFSEVKLPIAVHCEDEETIQKNLKDFRAKYGEDVPIACHSEIRSEEACFKSSSLAVELAKKYGTKLHLLHLSTGKELQLLDDTTDRRKKLITAETCVHYLWFTNDDYAEFGTRIKWNPAIKTAADREALLKGLLSGKIDVIATDHAPHTLDEKQNTYFKAPSGGPLVQHSLAVMLELFYQGKIPIETIVDKMCHAPADIFNINKRGYIKPGFYADLVLIDPNKKWTVAPENILYKCKWSPFEGTTFHAQVTHTFVNGNLIFENGTLNETSKGMRLLFNRSKH; encoded by the coding sequence ATGAGCCGGTACATATTAATACATAAGGCGAATATCGTAAATGAAGGACATATTTTAATAGGGAGTGTCCTGCTTGACGGGCAAAAAATAAAGCAAATTTTCCCCGAAGGAGTGGTTATTCCTGTTGATCTGCTGGTAACATCCAAAATTATTGATGCCAAAGGCAAATATTTGATTCCCGGGGTAATTGACGACCAGGTACATTTCAGGGAACCCGGATTGACTCATAAAGGAGATATTTATAGTGAAACAAGAGCAGCAGTCGCAGGCGGGGTCACTTCTTTCATGGATATGCCCAATGTAAAGCCACCCACCACTACCCTTTCATTGCTGGAAGAAAAATATGCACTGGCTGCCGGAAAATCGCTCATCAATTATTCATTTTACCTGGGAGCAACCAATGATAACCTGGAGGAACTTTTAAAAACGGACCCTTCAAATGTATGCGGGATAAAAGTTTTTATGGGATCTTCAACCGGGAATATGCTGGTTGATAAACCTGAAGCCCTGCAGAAAATCTTTTCTGAAGTTAAACTTCCCATCGCTGTACACTGTGAGGATGAAGAAACCATTCAGAAAAATCTTAAGGATTTCAGGGCTAAATATGGGGAAGATGTTCCCATTGCCTGCCATTCTGAAATAAGAAGCGAGGAAGCCTGTTTCAAATCATCCTCACTGGCTGTTGAACTGGCAAAAAAATATGGGACCAAGCTCCATCTCCTGCATCTTTCAACGGGTAAAGAGTTGCAGCTGCTCGATGACACAACAGACCGCAGGAAAAAACTCATCACTGCCGAGACTTGTGTTCATTACCTATGGTTTACCAATGATGATTATGCAGAATTTGGGACAAGAATAAAATGGAACCCTGCAATAAAAACTGCTGCTGACCGGGAAGCCCTGCTTAAGGGATTATTGTCCGGCAAAATAGATGTCATCGCTACAGATCATGCCCCGCACACTTTAGATGAAAAACAAAACACCTATTTCAAAGCCCCTTCAGGCGGGCCATTGGTTCAACATTCTCTGGCAGTGATGCTCGAACTTTTTTATCAGGGAAAAATTCCCATCGAGACTATAGTCGATAAAATGTGCCATGCCCCTGCCGATATTTTCAACATCAATAAAAGAGGATACATTAAACCTGGATTCTATGCCGACCTTGTACTGATTGACCCCAATAAAAAGTGGACAGTAGCTCCTGAAAATATTTTGTATAAATGCAAATGGTCGCCATTTGAAGGTACAACCTTTCATGCGCAGGTAACTCATACTTTTGTTAATGGGAATCTTATTTTTGAAAATGGGACTTTGAATGAGACCTCCAAAGGAATGAGATTATTATTTAACCGTTCCAAACATTAA
- a CDS encoding elongation factor G yields the protein MKTYLTEQIKNISILGNSGSGKTTLTEAMLYEGGVIERRGEVENKNTVSDFTDVEHENQISVFDSVLYTEFMDKKINFIDTPGLDDFNGGVFAALKVTDLGLVVLNAQNGFEVGTEITGRYLEDKHKPAMFVINQLDHEKANYEKTIEELRERFGSNLICIQYPVNPGTGFNAIVDVLMMKLYKYPQTGGAAEILEIPEEEKEKALKLHQELVEKAAENDEKLMEQFFDKGTLEPDDVRKGVTIGFGTCSIYPVFCVSAKKDIGVARLMEFIRNVAPDPSMAAPAITTEGKEIKCDSKAPVSLFFFKTALEPHIGIINYFKVMSGELIEGLDLNNNNNGIKERISQIFVSAGKNRIKVDKLVAGDIGATVKLKSTKANHTLGIENYQFEPIVYPTPKYRTAIKALKEDEEEKLGDALARYHEEDPTIIVEYSKELKQIIIHGQGEYHLNILKWHLDNIYKIATEFLPPRIPYRETITKVAQSSYRHKKQSGGAGQFGEVSMIIEPYYEGMPDTTSYKLNGKELKVSIRSKESYDLSWGGKLLFYNCIVGGAIDARFMPAILKGIMEKMEQGPLTGSYARDIRVLVYDGKMHPVDSNEISFKLAGRNAFKEAFKNAGPKIMEPIYHLEVFVPSDRMGDVMSDLQSRRALVLGMDREKGLEKITARVPLAEMNKYSTALSSLTQGRAMYSMKFLEYAQVPADIQSQLLKAYEETEKEE from the coding sequence ATGAAAACTTACCTAACAGAACAAATTAAAAACATCTCTATCCTGGGCAATTCGGGATCGGGAAAAACCACCCTCACGGAGGCCATGCTCTATGAGGGTGGAGTAATTGAAAGACGGGGCGAAGTGGAAAACAAAAACACTGTCTCTGACTTTACCGATGTAGAGCACGAAAATCAGATTTCCGTTTTTGATTCTGTGCTTTATACCGAATTCATGGATAAAAAAATAAACTTTATTGACACACCGGGCCTGGATGACTTCAACGGCGGGGTATTTGCAGCACTTAAAGTGACCGACCTGGGCCTGGTTGTCCTTAATGCTCAAAACGGTTTTGAAGTAGGCACCGAAATTACCGGCAGGTACCTTGAAGACAAGCATAAACCTGCCATGTTTGTGATCAATCAACTAGACCACGAAAAAGCCAATTACGAAAAAACAATCGAAGAATTGCGCGAACGTTTCGGGTCTAATTTAATCTGTATCCAGTACCCCGTTAATCCGGGAACAGGATTTAATGCCATCGTCGATGTATTGATGATGAAACTATATAAATATCCCCAAACCGGAGGTGCAGCCGAAATTCTGGAAATCCCTGAAGAGGAAAAAGAAAAAGCCCTAAAACTTCATCAGGAATTGGTTGAAAAAGCCGCTGAGAATGATGAAAAATTAATGGAACAATTTTTCGACAAAGGTACGCTCGAACCGGATGATGTCCGTAAAGGAGTTACCATTGGTTTTGGGACTTGCAGCATTTATCCCGTATTTTGTGTTTCTGCAAAAAAAGATATAGGAGTTGCCCGTTTAATGGAATTTATAAGGAATGTTGCCCCAGATCCCTCCATGGCAGCACCGGCAATTACCACAGAAGGCAAAGAAATCAAATGCGACAGTAAAGCTCCTGTTTCCCTTTTCTTTTTTAAAACAGCATTGGAACCCCATATCGGAATAATCAATTACTTCAAAGTCATGTCAGGCGAACTGATTGAAGGCCTTGATCTAAATAATAACAACAATGGCATTAAAGAGAGAATCTCGCAAATATTTGTTTCTGCCGGTAAAAACAGGATTAAGGTGGATAAACTGGTTGCCGGTGATATTGGAGCTACCGTTAAACTGAAAAGTACTAAGGCCAATCATACCTTAGGAATTGAAAACTATCAATTTGAACCTATTGTTTATCCTACACCCAAATATAGGACTGCCATCAAAGCATTAAAGGAAGATGAAGAGGAAAAATTGGGAGATGCCCTTGCACGTTACCATGAAGAAGATCCCACCATCATCGTTGAATATTCTAAGGAACTCAAACAGATAATCATCCATGGCCAGGGAGAATATCACCTTAACATACTAAAGTGGCACCTGGACAATATATATAAAATAGCCACGGAATTTCTTCCTCCCCGTATACCTTACCGGGAAACAATTACCAAAGTTGCCCAGTCATCCTACCGGCATAAAAAACAGTCAGGCGGTGCCGGACAATTCGGAGAAGTATCCATGATTATTGAACCCTATTATGAAGGAATGCCCGATACAACCAGTTATAAATTAAATGGTAAAGAACTTAAGGTTTCCATACGTTCTAAGGAGTCATACGACCTCAGCTGGGGAGGAAAGCTTTTGTTTTACAACTGCATTGTTGGTGGTGCAATTGATGCACGTTTTATGCCGGCCATTCTGAAAGGCATAATGGAAAAGATGGAACAGGGACCTCTGACCGGATCTTATGCCCGCGACATCCGGGTATTGGTTTATGACGGCAAGATGCACCCTGTAGATTCGAACGAAATATCATTTAAACTTGCCGGACGTAATGCCTTTAAAGAAGCATTTAAAAATGCAGGGCCCAAAATCATGGAACCCATCTATCACCTTGAAGTATTTGTTCCATCCGACCGGATGGGTGATGTGATGAGCGATCTGCAAAGCAGGCGTGCCTTGGTTCTTGGTATGGACAGGGAAAAAGGCCTGGAAAAAATCACGGCAAGAGTGCCTTTGGCTGAAATGAACAAATATTCCACAGCTTTGAGTTCACTTACCCAAGGCAGGGCAATGTATTCAATGAAATTTCTGGAATATGCCCAGGTTCCTGCCGATATTCAAAGCCAATTGTTGAAAGCATACGAAGAAACCGAAAAAGAAGAATAA
- a CDS encoding polyprenol monophosphomannose synthase yields the protein MTDRLVIIPTYNEKDNIERIIKKVFSLSIPFDILIIDDNSPDGTAQIVKDLQKEFSDSLFILERPGKMGLGTAYIKGFNWAIEHKYEYISEMDADFSHNPDDLVRLYEACITENADVAIGSRYKSGVNVVNWPMGRVLMSYCASLYVRFVTGMDIADTTAGFVCYNRKVLESIDLTKIKFKGYAFQIEMKFTAWKMKYKIVEVPIIFTDRKVGTSKMSGGIFNEALWGVIRLKFRSYFKKYPRIEK from the coding sequence GTGACTGACAGATTAGTAATTATTCCAACATACAACGAAAAAGACAATATTGAACGGATCATTAAGAAAGTTTTTAGTCTCTCTATTCCATTTGATATTTTAATTATCGATGACAATTCGCCTGACGGAACAGCACAAATTGTAAAGGATTTACAGAAAGAATTCAGTGACTCCCTTTTTATCCTGGAACGTCCGGGTAAGATGGGATTAGGAACAGCATATATAAAGGGGTTTAACTGGGCCATCGAACATAAATATGAATATATTTCGGAAATGGATGCCGATTTCTCTCATAATCCCGATGACCTGGTGCGGTTGTATGAAGCCTGCATTACAGAAAATGCAGATGTAGCAATTGGTTCAAGGTACAAATCTGGAGTAAATGTAGTAAACTGGCCTATGGGAAGGGTGTTGATGTCCTATTGCGCTTCCCTTTACGTGAGATTCGTCACAGGAATGGACATTGCAGATACTACGGCCGGTTTTGTATGTTACAACAGAAAGGTTTTGGAATCAATTGACCTGACTAAGATAAAATTTAAAGGCTATGCGTTCCAGATCGAAATGAAATTCACGGCCTGGAAAATGAAATATAAAATTGTGGAAGTGCCTATCATTTTTACCGACCGCAAAGTAGGAACCTCCAAAATGAGTGGTGGCATTTTTAATGAAGCGCTTTGGGGTGTTATTCGTCTCAAATTTAGAAGTTACTTCAAAAAATATCCCCGCATTGAAAAGTAA